Part of the Rubritalea squalenifaciens DSM 18772 genome, TCGCTCATCAATCTGGCGATTCTGGTAAACATCTGCTCGGTAGTCTTGATGTACGCGGTCAGTCCTCTGCTGGGCCTGCTGGCTCTTGTGGGTCTGGTGATGGCCTTGGTCGGGATCATTCGAGTCGGTGTGGGAACCAAGGCGGGTACGTTGATGACCGTGTTTTACGTGCTCCTCATGTTTGTTCCTTACCTGAACATCCTGATTCTTCTGGCAGTCAACTCCCGCGCCAGTAACCACCTCAAGAAGCATGGTTACAAAGTAGGTCTCGTGGGTGCCAAGAAGCCTTCCTAGCAGCCTGCGCTTCGGTCTTGCTACGGTCCGGGGAGTGTATGCTATGCTTTCCGGACGATGTGCAGCGTCTATGATCTAGCCAAAAAGCAGCCGGCTCAGCAGGACTTTGATCTGCTAGAGGGCGTGATGGAGGTGCTGCAGGCGATGGATGAGCGCCGCCTCATCCGGCGTACGGACAGAGCCCCAGTGATGCTGGCGGATGGCACGGTGGAAGAAATGCACTGGGGCTATATGCGCCAGGGGCTGGGGCCAGTGAACAATGCCCGCAGTGAGAAGCTGGATTCCCCCATGTGGCGGGACTCCTTTGCCGAGCGGCGCTGCCTGATCCCGGTGGCGCATTTCTTTGAATGGTCGGGCCCCAAGGGGAGCAAGCGTACCCACCGCTTCGAGCATCCCGCCGGTGAGTGGCTCTGGATGGCGGGGATGTGGGAGGAAAGCCGGGAATATGGCCGCTGCTACACCATGCTGACCACGGCAGCCAATTCCCTGATGGAGCCGATCCATAAGCGCATGCCAGCAGTTCTGGTGGGCGAGGAGATCCCGGCCTATCTGGCCGGCGACCTGCGGGCGTTTAACCCCAGTGCGGGTTGTCTGCGGGTAGAGGACGCCCTGAATCCTCTGCTGAAGAATCCGCCCACTCACCAGCAGGGGGAGTTATTTTAGGGCTAGCTAGGAGGCTGCTGACCCATTTGGACGGGTAGTTTTTATGCAATGATAATCAAGTATTCATAAAGGATATGCTCTCTATTCACGTTAGAACGAGTGTGTTACATTGACTGTGATAGAAAAATCTCCTATAGACAGCTGTTAGCACACGATGACAATTAAAGGCATACTCTTGATAGGAATGGCGATGGCGGGGGCCTATGTCTCCACCACCTATGTGAGTAAAGAGGTAAAACAGGCCAATAAATCCACCCCGGAAGCCAGTCTTCAAGGGAAGTGGCGTCCTGTTGGTTACACCGCGACCCGCTTCCAGAGTCTTGAGTTCCGGGAGAATTTCATCATCCTTACGCTACACAACCAGGGGGATCCGGATATCAGGCGCTTTATCCAGGACAGGGTGGATAAGAAACTCATCATCGATGAGCGTTTCGGAGAAGATACGGTGATGAGTTATGAGTTAGACGGCGATGAACTGAAGCTCAAGGCTCCGGGGGTCGGTCAGACTCTACAATGGAAACGAGGAAGGTAGATTTCCTGGTATCACGGCTGTATCAAGTCTCCATGCTCTGCTATGGATGTAGCCCGTGTTCAGACAAGTAGCAGACAGAGTCTTTCGAATCCTGACATCAGAGGCAGACGGAAGGGTGTGTAAGGACCTCCCGGAAGAAGCCTGCAGGAGGCAGCCGGAGAACTTTTGCAAGCATGTCCTCTCACTGATCTTGACCAAAACGGCGGATGGTCTGATTGATCCCAAGCTGGTTCTCAGCTGGCTGATGACGGTACTGGGGGCACCTGCTGCCTATATCGGGATGCTGGTGCCAGTACGCGAGGCAGGGGCGCTCCTGCCACAACTATTCACTGCGGGTTATCTGGATTCCCTACCACTGAGAAAATATGCTTGGGCGATCGGCAGTTTCATACAGGGGGCGTGTGCGGCTGCTATGGGGCTCGCTGTCTTGTGGATGGAGGGCGAGGCTCTGGGAGCAGTGATCATCGCGTTGCTCGCTTTGCTAGCGGTGGCTAGGAGTGTCTGCTCGGTTTGCTACAAGGATGTGCTGGGTAAGACGGTGGACAAGAGTAAACGAGGCACAGCCACTGGAGCGGCGAGTTCTTTGGCCGCAGGGCT contains:
- a CDS encoding SOS response-associated peptidase yields the protein MCSVYDLAKKQPAQQDFDLLEGVMEVLQAMDERRLIRRTDRAPVMLADGTVEEMHWGYMRQGLGPVNNARSEKLDSPMWRDSFAERRCLIPVAHFFEWSGPKGSKRTHRFEHPAGEWLWMAGMWEESREYGRCYTMLTTAANSLMEPIHKRMPAVLVGEEIPAYLAGDLRAFNPSAGCLRVEDALNPLLKNPPTHQQGELF